From a single Anabas testudineus chromosome 5, fAnaTes1.2, whole genome shotgun sequence genomic region:
- the cldn19 gene encoding claudin-19: MANSGLQLLGYFLALGGWIGIISTTALPQWKQSSYAGDAIITAVGLYEGLWMSCASQSTGQVQCKIFDSMLSLDIHIQTCRALMVVSVLLGFIGIIVSVVGMKCTKVGDNNPATKTRIAVTGGALFLLAGLCTLVSVSWYATQVSYQFFNPNTPLNARYEFGSALFVGWAAASLTVLGGSLLCCSCSKEDMRGQQYYRQSQPSTAREPNVKSTPPEKREQYL; this comes from the exons ATGGCCAACTCAGGTCTCCAGTTGTTGGGTTATTTCCTGGCATTGGGCGGCTGGATCGGCATCATCTCCACCACTGCCTTGCCCCAGTGGAAGCAGTCGTCGTATGCCGGCGATGCCATCATCACTGCCGTGGGTCTGTACGAGGGGCTGTGGATGAGCTGTGCCTCGCAGAGTACCGGACAGGTGCAGTGCAAGATCTTTGACTCCATGCTCTCGCTGGACA TCCACATCCAGACATGTCGGGCACTTATGGTGGTGTCAGTACTGCTGGGCTTTATCGGCATCATTGTCAGCGTGGTGGGCATGAAGTGCACTAAGGTGGGAGATAACAACCCAGCGACTAAGACTCGCATCGCTGTGACCGGTGGAGCGCTCTTCCTGCTTGCAG GTCTATGTACACTTGTGTCTGTGTCCTGGTATGCAACTCAGGTGTCCTATCAGTTCTTCAACCCAAATACACCACTCAATGCCAG GTATGAGTTCGGCTCGGCCCTGTTTGTGGGCTGGGCAGCGGCGAGCCTGACAGTACTGGGTGGCTCCTTATtgtgctgctcctgctccaaAGAAGATATGCGGGGACAGCAATATTATCGCCAGTCACAGCCTTCCACAGCCAGGGA ACCAAATGTTAAAAGTACCCCACCAGAGAAAAGGGAGCAGTACTTGTAG